One part of the Rhodococcus oxybenzonivorans genome encodes these proteins:
- the pgi gene encoding glucose-6-phosphate isomerase: MSSDITGTAAWQKLRDHHARIQSVHLRELFDQDPARGHELTVSAGDLFIDYSKHRVDRATLESLVDLARIADLEARRDAMFAGEHINTSEDRAVLHTALRLPADASLTVDGQDVVADVHEVLDRMGDFTDRLRSGEWRGATGERITTVVNIGIGGSDLGPVMVYRALRHYVDAGISVRFISNIDPSDLVRTLHGLDPATTLFIVASKTFSTLETLTNATAAKRWLLDGLGLGTDAVAKHFVAVSTNADRVADFGIDTANMFGFWDWVGGRYSVDSAIGLSVMAAVGKERFAEFLAGFHAVDEHFRTAPLEENAPVLLGLLGLWYSNFFGAESRAVLPYSNDLVRFAAYLQQLTMESNGKSVRADGSPVPASTGEIFWGEPGTNGQHAFYQLLHQGTRLVPADFIGFGEPTDDLPTADGTGSMHDLLMSNFFAQTKVLAFGKTAEEIAAEGTPEHLVPHKVMPGNRPSTTILAPKLTPSVIGQLIALYEHQVFVEGVIWGIDSFDQWGVELGKTQAVELQPVLTAAESPAAQSDTSTDSLVRWYRRQRGRA, from the coding sequence GTGAGCTCAGACATCACCGGAACCGCTGCCTGGCAGAAATTGCGCGATCATCACGCCCGAATCCAGTCCGTTCATCTGCGGGAGCTCTTCGACCAGGATCCGGCTCGGGGCCACGAACTCACCGTGTCTGCGGGCGATTTGTTCATCGATTACAGCAAGCACCGCGTCGATCGCGCGACCCTCGAGTCGCTGGTCGATCTGGCGCGCATCGCAGACCTGGAAGCGCGCCGGGACGCGATGTTCGCGGGCGAGCACATCAACACGTCGGAGGATCGCGCCGTCCTCCACACCGCTCTCAGGTTGCCTGCCGACGCGTCGCTCACCGTGGACGGCCAGGACGTAGTGGCGGACGTGCACGAGGTTCTCGATCGCATGGGCGACTTCACCGATCGGTTGCGGTCCGGTGAATGGCGAGGCGCCACGGGCGAGCGTATTACGACCGTCGTCAACATCGGCATCGGCGGGTCCGATCTCGGGCCGGTGATGGTGTACCGGGCTCTGCGGCACTATGTCGACGCCGGGATCAGCGTGCGGTTCATCTCCAACATCGACCCGTCGGATCTGGTGCGCACGTTGCACGGTCTCGATCCGGCCACGACGCTCTTCATCGTGGCGTCCAAGACATTCTCCACACTCGAAACCCTCACCAATGCCACTGCCGCCAAGCGGTGGCTTCTCGACGGTCTGGGTCTCGGGACCGATGCTGTGGCAAAGCATTTCGTTGCGGTCTCGACCAATGCCGACCGCGTGGCCGACTTCGGTATCGACACTGCCAACATGTTCGGATTCTGGGACTGGGTCGGGGGACGGTACTCGGTCGATTCGGCGATCGGACTGTCGGTGATGGCCGCGGTCGGCAAGGAGCGTTTCGCGGAGTTCCTCGCCGGGTTCCACGCGGTGGACGAGCATTTCCGGACGGCTCCGTTGGAGGAGAACGCGCCGGTTCTCCTGGGGCTCCTCGGGCTCTGGTACTCCAACTTCTTCGGCGCCGAGTCGCGTGCGGTGCTGCCGTATTCCAACGATCTCGTGCGCTTTGCGGCTTACCTGCAGCAGCTGACGATGGAATCGAACGGCAAGTCGGTGCGGGCGGACGGGTCCCCCGTTCCCGCCTCCACCGGGGAGATCTTCTGGGGCGAGCCGGGCACCAACGGCCAGCACGCCTTTTACCAGCTTCTGCACCAGGGGACGCGGCTCGTTCCCGCCGACTTCATCGGCTTCGGGGAGCCCACCGATGATCTGCCCACCGCGGACGGCACGGGCAGCATGCACGACCTGCTGATGAGCAACTTCTTCGCCCAGACCAAGGTCCTGGCGTTCGGCAAGACCGCGGAGGAGATCGCGGCGGAGGGGACCCCGGAGCACCTGGTGCCGCACAAGGTGATGCCCGGAAACCGGCCGTCCACCACCATCCTCGCGCCCAAGCTCACCCCGTCCGTCATCGGGCAGCTCATCGCACTGTACGAGCACCAGGTGTTCGTCGAGGGCGTCATCTGGGGCATCGACTCGTTCGATCAGTGGGGCGTCGAACTCGGGAAGACGCAGGCCGTCGAATTGCAGCCGGTGCTCACCGCCGCGGAGTCACCTGCCGCGCAGAGTGATACGTCGACGGACAGCCTGGTGCGCTGGTACCGCCGTCAGCGCGGCCGGGCCTGA
- a CDS encoding FAD:protein FMN transferase, with protein MVSVEKWKVWGSVVEVDVTEGAALPQATALIAGVIEETEAVCDLQRGDAEIHAVNLSQGAPVKVSRRMSALLRSALWAARMTDGVVDPLASEMADDTLIPTVHPAPSFRDIQIDDDVVFAPWGASLDITDTAKADTVDRAAALVARELECGAAVRIGDVIATAGHCPAGGWQISVPGNGDIELVNGTAMATAFAPPVSEPPSKTEWESVTVIADDALWAYAASVAALARGIGAIRWIEQQELRARLADRSGRVYTTENW; from the coding sequence ATGGTGAGTGTCGAGAAGTGGAAGGTCTGGGGTTCCGTCGTGGAAGTCGACGTCACCGAGGGTGCTGCACTGCCCCAGGCGACCGCGCTGATCGCAGGTGTCATCGAGGAAACCGAGGCGGTGTGCGACCTTCAGCGCGGGGATGCCGAGATTCACGCCGTGAACCTGTCGCAAGGCGCACCGGTGAAGGTGAGCCGGCGAATGTCGGCGCTGCTTCGTTCCGCGTTGTGGGCGGCGCGGATGACCGACGGTGTGGTCGACCCGCTCGCCTCCGAGATGGCGGACGACACCCTCATTCCCACCGTGCATCCGGCACCGAGTTTCCGTGATATCCAGATCGACGACGACGTGGTGTTCGCGCCGTGGGGCGCATCCTTGGACATCACCGACACCGCGAAGGCCGATACGGTCGATCGTGCGGCGGCACTCGTCGCGCGCGAACTCGAGTGCGGCGCAGCGGTGCGGATCGGCGACGTGATCGCCACGGCGGGTCACTGCCCGGCCGGCGGCTGGCAGATTTCGGTCCCCGGAAACGGAGACATCGAACTGGTGAACGGAACGGCGATGGCGACAGCATTCGCGCCGCCCGTCAGCGAACCGCCGTCGAAAACCGAATGGGAATCGGTGACGGTGATCGCCGACGACGCGCTGTGGGCCTACGCCGCCAGTGTCGCCGCTCTCGCACGGGGCATCGGCGCCATCCGCTGGATCGAACAGCAGGAACTACGCGCCCGGCTGGCGGATCGCTCGGGCCGCGTATACACCACCGAGAACTGGTAA
- a CDS encoding NAD-dependent succinate-semialdehyde dehydrogenase, producing the protein MDSRELIRQVPTTLFLGGEQRDAENGATFTVFDPSTGEALTEVADASPADAMKALDAAVAVQSEWAATPARARGELLRAVFDRIIERADDFALLMTLEMGKALPESKAEVKYGAEFFRWFSEEAVRISGRYTPAPAGNGRVLVTKQPVGPCLAITPWNFPLAMGTRKIGPALAAGCTMIVKPASETPLTMLLLAEVMADAGLPKGVLSVLPTSKSGEVTGPLLDDRRLRKLTFTGSTGVGRMLIEKSARGLLRTSMELGGNAPFVVFDDADVDAAVEGAVLAKMRNGGEACTAANRFHVANSVREEFTAKLVDKMSSYTLGPGQDPDTTLGPLINADQLETVSELVQDAVGAGARVRLGGAAPEGAGYFYPATVLDDVPPQARILKEEVFGPVAAISGFDTEDEGIAAANDTEYGLAAYIFTRDLDRALRVADLLETGMVGVNRGVISDTAAPFGGVKASGFGREGGREGIEEYLETKYVALES; encoded by the coding sequence ATGGATTCCCGCGAACTCATTCGACAAGTTCCGACGACCCTCTTCCTCGGTGGTGAGCAGCGCGACGCCGAAAACGGTGCCACCTTCACCGTCTTCGACCCGTCCACCGGTGAGGCCCTCACCGAGGTGGCGGACGCCAGTCCCGCCGACGCGATGAAAGCTCTGGACGCCGCAGTGGCGGTTCAGAGCGAGTGGGCGGCCACGCCGGCCCGCGCCCGCGGTGAACTGCTGCGAGCCGTGTTCGACAGGATCATCGAGCGTGCCGACGACTTCGCCCTGTTGATGACCCTGGAAATGGGCAAGGCCCTACCGGAGAGCAAGGCGGAGGTGAAGTACGGCGCCGAGTTCTTTCGCTGGTTCAGTGAAGAGGCGGTGCGGATCTCCGGCCGCTACACACCCGCGCCCGCCGGCAACGGACGGGTGCTCGTGACCAAACAGCCGGTCGGTCCGTGTCTTGCGATCACCCCGTGGAACTTCCCTCTCGCGATGGGCACTCGAAAGATCGGTCCGGCGCTGGCCGCGGGCTGCACCATGATCGTCAAGCCTGCCTCCGAGACGCCGCTGACCATGCTGTTGCTGGCCGAGGTCATGGCTGACGCGGGACTGCCGAAGGGTGTCCTGTCCGTACTGCCGACGTCGAAGTCCGGGGAAGTGACCGGTCCGTTGCTGGACGATCGGCGCCTGCGCAAGCTCACGTTCACCGGTTCCACCGGGGTCGGGCGCATGCTGATCGAGAAGTCGGCCAGGGGTCTGCTGCGCACGTCGATGGAACTGGGTGGCAACGCGCCCTTCGTGGTCTTCGACGACGCCGACGTCGACGCAGCGGTGGAGGGCGCCGTTCTCGCGAAGATGCGCAACGGGGGCGAAGCGTGCACGGCCGCCAACCGTTTCCACGTCGCGAACAGTGTCCGCGAGGAATTCACCGCCAAGCTCGTCGACAAGATGTCATCGTACACACTCGGACCGGGGCAGGACCCCGACACCACACTCGGCCCGCTGATCAACGCGGATCAGCTCGAGACCGTCAGTGAACTCGTGCAGGACGCCGTCGGTGCGGGGGCCCGCGTCCGGCTGGGCGGTGCGGCGCCGGAAGGGGCGGGCTACTTCTATCCGGCCACCGTCCTCGACGACGTCCCACCACAGGCCCGAATCCTGAAAGAGGAAGTGTTCGGCCCGGTTGCCGCGATCAGCGGATTCGACACCGAAGACGAGGGCATCGCCGCGGCGAACGATACTGAATACGGTCTCGCTGCCTACATCTTCACCCGGGACCTCGACCGTGCGCTTCGCGTCGCCGATCTCCTCGAAACGGGCATGGTGGGCGTCAACCGGGGCGTCATCTCAGACACTGCTGCCCCCTTCGGCGGCGTCAAAGCATCAGGCTTCGGGCGCGAAGGGGGCAGGGAAGGTATCGAGGAGTACCTGGAGACCAAGTACGTGGCACTCGAGTCGTAG
- a CDS encoding chorismate mutase, which yields MSTQTVASAAKDTAVPTSEAEIEVLRQEIDKLDAEILAAIKRRSEVSQIIGATRMASGGPRLVHSREMKVLERFNELGQEGHTLAMLLLRLGRGRLGH from the coding sequence ATGAGCACTCAGACCGTCGCATCAGCCGCCAAGGACACCGCTGTTCCCACCAGCGAGGCCGAGATCGAGGTTCTCCGTCAGGAGATCGACAAGCTCGACGCCGAGATTCTCGCCGCGATCAAGCGCAGGTCCGAGGTCTCGCAGATCATCGGAGCCACCCGCATGGCATCCGGCGGCCCGCGCCTGGTCCACAGCCGCGAGATGAAGGTGCTCGAGCGGTTCAACGAACTCGGCCAGGAAGGCCACACTCTCGCGATGCTCCTGCTGCGCCTCGGGCGCGGCCGCCTCGGTCACTGA
- a CDS encoding M23 family metallopeptidase produces MHHRSQFTASRFVNHHADEEREPSFSVGHNDEVTPTYPPRSVERYTETDSSEISTMFSRDSHTPRSSRHNASRSGHHRVDAVSSYDSEFDIPGFIPRSGIESPEDTPSHSRRGAHRLPTPPSALKGRAAVLAVAAGAVVAAGQAGVSGSSSNSTDHSEVALASDESSVIGTTAEPQAAQFSTVADTVASESNAPQVLNVANPTDLSQFSNLLAKGQRFSEERAAREAAARRPLFVLPTIGTFTSNFGSRWGTLHAGVDIAAPIGTPIVAVADGEVIDSGPASGFGMWVRLKHADGTVTVYGHINTSNVTVGQKVMAGDQIATVGNRGFSTGPHLHFEVHLGGENKVDPLPWLASRGISLGPEMD; encoded by the coding sequence ATGCACCACCGCAGCCAGTTCACGGCCAGCCGTTTTGTGAATCACCACGCTGACGAGGAACGTGAGCCTTCGTTCTCGGTTGGTCACAACGACGAGGTCACGCCCACGTATCCCCCACGATCGGTCGAGCGTTACACCGAGACCGATAGTTCTGAGATTTCCACAATGTTCTCCCGTGATTCGCATACTCCCCGCTCCAGCAGGCACAACGCTTCGCGTTCCGGCCATCACCGCGTAGACGCTGTGAGCAGTTACGACTCCGAGTTCGACATCCCCGGCTTCATTCCCCGCAGCGGTATCGAGTCCCCCGAGGACACGCCCTCCCACTCCCGCCGCGGAGCGCACCGACTTCCCACTCCCCCCTCAGCCCTCAAGGGCCGCGCAGCCGTTCTCGCAGTCGCAGCGGGCGCCGTCGTAGCAGCGGGTCAGGCCGGAGTCAGCGGCTCTTCGTCCAACTCCACCGATCACTCCGAGGTCGCCCTCGCCAGTGACGAGTCGAGCGTCATCGGCACCACCGCCGAGCCGCAGGCGGCCCAGTTCTCCACCGTCGCGGACACCGTCGCATCCGAGTCGAACGCCCCCCAGGTCCTGAACGTCGCGAATCCCACCGACCTGTCCCAGTTCAGCAACCTCCTCGCCAAGGGACAGCGCTTCAGCGAAGAGCGCGCCGCCCGCGAGGCTGCGGCCCGTCGGCCGTTGTTCGTTCTCCCCACGATCGGCACCTTCACCTCGAACTTCGGATCGCGCTGGGGCACGCTCCACGCGGGCGTCGACATCGCGGCCCCCATCGGCACCCCCATCGTGGCCGTGGCCGACGGTGAGGTCATCGACTCCGGGCCGGCTTCCGGGTTCGGCATGTGGGTCCGCCTCAAGCACGCCGATGGCACCGTCACCGTCTACGGGCACATCAACACCTCGAACGTCACCGTGGGTCAGAAGGTTATGGCGGGTGACCAGATCGCCACCGTCGGCAACCGCGGATTCTCCACCGGCCCGCACCTGCACTTCGAGGTTCACCTCGGCGGCGAGAACAAGGTCGATCCCCTGCCGTGGCTGGCCTCGCGCGGCATCAGCCTCGGCCCCGAGATGGACTGA
- the pcrA gene encoding DNA helicase PcrA: MNTISRTASHTGAVATPRASTPARAGSDTLLEGLNPQQREAVVHAGSPLLIVAGAGSGKTAVLTRRIAYLLAERGVMPGQVLAITFTNKAAAEMRERVAHLVGPRANNMWVSTFHSSCVRILRAQAALLPGLNSNFSIYDADDSRRLLTMISKDLNLDTKRYTARLLATHISNLKNELVDPEQAAADADKDPAELPRLVAKVYGHYQQRLRSANALDFDDLIGETVAMLQAFPQVAEYYRRRFRHVLVDEYQDTNHAQYMLVRELVGSTTADPNAEHSIAPAELCVVGDADQSIYAFRGATIRNIEEFERDYPDARTILLEQNYRSTQNILSAANSVISKNTGRREKRLWTDSGEGELITGYVADNEHDEASFVASEIDKLVDSGEAKFADVAVFYRTNNSSRALEEIFIRLGVPYKVVGGVRFYERKEVRDIVAYLRVLANEDDTVSLRRILNTPRRGIGDRAEACVAVHSEQRGISFAEALRDGGEGRVPLLNTRSQKAIASFLELMDGLRMMLPPEFSSDEVVPDQLGDIGDVVEAVLERTGYRAELAASSDPQDGARLDNLNELVSVAREFSSDARNAAGLIDSPEDGDVDARDGEPDPGSLAAFLERVSLVADSDQLPDSDEGVVTMMTLHTAKGLEFPIVFVTGWEDGQFPHMRALGDPTELSEERRLAYVGITRARKRLYLTRAVIRSAWGQPIQNPESRFLQEIPTDLVHWRREDPGTGIGSGGAIGGGRARSSGYGGQGYGGHSYGGSSSGTPSFGAARSRNNNLVLAVGDRVTHDKYGLGTVLETKGAGPTATVTIDFGSAGKVRLMLIGGVPMTKL, translated from the coding sequence ATGAACACTATTTCGCGTACTGCTTCGCACACCGGTGCCGTGGCCACGCCGCGCGCATCCACGCCCGCACGCGCCGGCTCGGACACCCTTCTCGAGGGCCTCAATCCGCAGCAACGCGAGGCTGTCGTGCACGCCGGTTCTCCGCTTCTCATCGTCGCAGGGGCCGGGTCGGGGAAGACGGCAGTGCTCACCCGCCGCATCGCGTACCTGCTCGCGGAACGTGGTGTGATGCCGGGCCAGGTTCTGGCCATCACCTTCACCAACAAGGCAGCGGCGGAGATGCGCGAGCGGGTCGCGCACCTGGTCGGTCCGCGTGCCAACAACATGTGGGTGTCCACGTTCCACTCGAGTTGCGTTCGTATCCTGCGCGCCCAGGCCGCGCTGCTTCCGGGACTCAACTCCAACTTCTCCATCTACGACGCGGACGACTCGCGGCGCCTGTTGACGATGATCTCCAAAGATCTGAACCTCGACACCAAGCGATACACCGCGCGGCTTCTCGCCACTCACATCTCGAATCTGAAGAACGAGCTGGTCGACCCGGAGCAGGCCGCTGCCGATGCCGACAAGGATCCGGCGGAGCTGCCGCGTCTCGTCGCGAAGGTGTACGGCCATTACCAGCAGCGGTTGCGCTCGGCCAACGCCCTCGACTTCGACGACCTGATCGGTGAGACCGTCGCGATGCTCCAGGCGTTCCCGCAGGTCGCTGAGTACTATCGGCGCCGGTTCCGGCATGTGCTGGTCGACGAGTACCAGGACACCAACCACGCGCAGTACATGCTGGTCCGCGAACTGGTGGGCAGCACAACGGCGGACCCGAATGCCGAGCACAGCATCGCTCCTGCCGAACTATGTGTGGTGGGCGATGCGGATCAGTCGATCTACGCGTTCCGTGGTGCCACCATCCGCAATATCGAAGAGTTCGAGCGCGACTATCCCGATGCCCGCACCATCCTGCTCGAGCAGAACTACCGGTCCACGCAGAACATTCTCTCCGCGGCGAACTCCGTGATCTCCAAGAACACGGGCCGTCGTGAGAAGAGGCTGTGGACCGACTCGGGCGAGGGCGAGCTCATCACCGGTTATGTCGCCGACAACGAGCACGACGAGGCGTCCTTCGTCGCGTCGGAGATCGACAAGCTGGTTGATTCCGGAGAAGCGAAGTTCGCTGATGTCGCGGTGTTCTACCGCACCAACAACTCCTCGCGTGCGCTCGAGGAGATCTTCATCCGCCTCGGTGTTCCGTACAAGGTGGTCGGCGGCGTGCGGTTCTACGAGCGCAAGGAGGTTCGCGACATCGTCGCGTATCTGCGGGTGCTCGCCAACGAGGACGACACTGTCAGTCTGCGTCGCATCCTCAATACCCCGCGCCGTGGCATCGGGGACCGGGCCGAGGCGTGCGTGGCGGTGCATTCCGAGCAACGGGGAATCAGTTTCGCGGAGGCGCTGCGCGATGGCGGCGAGGGCCGGGTGCCGTTGCTGAACACCCGCTCACAGAAGGCCATCGCGTCCTTCCTCGAGTTGATGGACGGGTTGCGGATGATGCTGCCGCCCGAGTTCAGTTCGGACGAAGTGGTCCCCGATCAGCTGGGCGACATCGGCGACGTCGTCGAGGCGGTGCTCGAGCGGACGGGGTATCGCGCCGAGCTTGCCGCCAGCAGCGACCCACAGGACGGTGCCCGGCTCGACAACCTCAACGAATTGGTGAGTGTTGCACGGGAGTTCAGCTCCGACGCCCGCAATGCTGCCGGGCTGATCGACAGCCCCGAGGACGGTGACGTCGACGCGCGCGACGGTGAACCCGACCCCGGCTCCTTGGCCGCCTTCCTCGAGCGAGTGTCGCTGGTGGCCGATTCGGACCAGCTGCCCGACTCCGACGAGGGCGTCGTCACCATGATGACTCTGCACACGGCGAAGGGGCTCGAATTCCCCATCGTGTTCGTCACCGGATGGGAAGACGGCCAGTTCCCGCACATGCGGGCGCTCGGCGACCCCACTGAACTGTCGGAGGAACGCAGGCTGGCCTACGTCGGCATCACCCGTGCCCGGAAGCGGCTGTATCTCACCCGCGCAGTCATCCGGTCGGCGTGGGGGCAACCCATCCAGAACCCGGAGTCACGGTTCCTACAGGAGATTCCGACCGATCTGGTGCATTGGCGTCGTGAGGACCCGGGAACCGGCATCGGTTCCGGCGGCGCGATCGGTGGCGGCCGCGCCCGAAGTTCCGGCTATGGCGGCCAGGGTTACGGTGGCCACAGTTACGGCGGCAGTTCATCCGGGACGCCGAGTTTCGGTGCGGCCCGCTCGCGCAACAACAACCTGGTCCTCGCCGTCGGCGACCGTGTCACCCACGACAAGTACGGTCTCGGCACGGTGCTGGAGACCAAGGGTGCCGGACCGACTGCCACCGTCACGATCGACTTCGGAAGCGCCGGCAAGGTCCGGCTCATGCTGATCGGTGGAGTCCCCATGACCAAGCTGTAG